In a genomic window of Planctomycetota bacterium:
- a CDS encoding SUMF1/EgtB/PvdO family nonheme iron enzyme, whose protein sequence is MRVWQLIPAGLLALSSPLLAAAPPPYYVKKATWQETLLASREALAKHEADAAAKPSTEPAAKAAPKRSDLELGTWYMIGPFYPPNKQKDFTLAFPPEKEAALNKYDDLSAALEGGEGGRPAWQDALAKSYGNLRWKACPQFDDGVPHDLSAGAYGSTYLYRTIKAPRDMTLTAYFGSDDGLRAWLNGKLLISNDVPRVAAPNQDTAKLELKKGDNHLLLKIHNNSGGHGFYFHTQPNPAGGVATRRDPKQIARDELWNLVSRDFGEPSAAREMAWERQDNIWNADWTPGDLAALARRYVAATRMPSMAKEAEGAAAGVKAPADLAKVREPYYRSLRVEEASALVKNFNFKALRLAIEDLGETYPEKYTRGKEFLGRLDALEKAVVGIAEAKGDPAAVKKLAEVGDEISKLRTEALLTCNPLLDFDKLLVVKRSNRNLGLPQNWVTNADVPRTGYDNEIAVVSPVRPGAQPTTLYRPPKGEYVGDVDLHWDADRLMFSSVGTHGRWQVFEMNADGSGLRQVNPGLEPDVDNFDSCYLPDGRVIFASTRSFHGVPCVGGGSPVANLVLLDPKTGKERQLCFDQDQNWYPAVLNNGRVLYTRWEYSDTPHYFTRLLFHMNPDGTEQMEYAFSNSYWPNSTFYARPVPNHPTKVVAIISGHHGVPRMGQLLIYDPAKGRHEDQGAVQLIPSDAKPGLAHIADGLADPAWPKFLHPYPLSDKYILVSCKPTPQAEWGLYLVDVFDNILPILEVPGYAILEPVPFRKTPKPPVVPDKVDLSKDYATVYLNDVYFGDGLKGVPRGTVKRLRVFEPHFGYNGMGGHINIGIDGPWDARRIHGTVPVNEDGSAIFKVPANAPIVVQPLDAEGRAVQVMRSWYTAMPGEFANCVGCHERQNTTPTLRRTLAATQKPADIEPWRGPSRPFSFLREVQPVLDKHCVGCHDGKPRPDGKTLPCFADTAKGAGGFAKSYLALHPYVRRPGPESDYHLQVPMEWDVSTSELVQMLQKGHHGVKLDAEAWDRLYTWIDLNVPCHGTWTEHRGNIEKIAQRRLEMRTKYANRPENYEVYPTPAPERPAFVKPEPVPERKPFAGKVPGWPFDPAEARKRQEALGLPVEAKVPLADNLALDLVLIPAGEFVMGSHDGYPDEHPQTRVKIDRPFYLGKVEITNEQYAAFDPQHDSGYISVFNKDHSDRGRAVNGPKQPVLRISWKQAMDFCYWLSQKTGRKFTLPTEAQWEWAARAGTDTPLYWGDCQADFGKFANLADARVNDLCIRDSPKWIPAIMTVNDGSCVPDSVGKYGPASANAFGLLDMAGNVAEWTLSTYKPYPYVDGDGRNAPSDSGRKVARGGSYYDRPFRARSAVRFDYAAWQCVHNVGFRVLCEADGKKLASADAR, encoded by the coding sequence ATGAGAGTGTGGCAGTTGATCCCCGCCGGCCTCCTGGCCCTCTCCAGCCCCCTGCTCGCCGCCGCCCCGCCGCCCTATTACGTCAAGAAGGCGACATGGCAGGAGACGCTGCTCGCCTCGCGCGAGGCCCTGGCGAAGCACGAGGCCGATGCGGCGGCCAAGCCCTCCACCGAACCGGCCGCCAAGGCCGCCCCCAAGCGCTCCGACCTCGAACTCGGCACGTGGTACATGATCGGGCCTTTCTACCCGCCCAACAAACAGAAGGACTTCACGCTCGCCTTCCCGCCCGAGAAGGAGGCCGCCCTCAACAAGTACGATGACCTCTCCGCCGCCCTCGAAGGCGGAGAGGGCGGAAGGCCCGCCTGGCAGGACGCCCTCGCGAAGTCCTACGGCAACCTCCGCTGGAAGGCCTGCCCCCAGTTCGACGACGGCGTGCCTCACGACCTGTCGGCCGGGGCCTACGGCTCCACCTATCTCTACCGCACGATCAAAGCACCCCGCGACATGACGCTCACCGCCTACTTCGGCAGCGACGACGGCCTGCGCGCCTGGCTCAACGGCAAGCTCCTCATCTCCAACGACGTGCCCCGCGTCGCCGCGCCCAACCAGGACACGGCGAAGCTCGAGCTGAAGAAGGGCGACAACCATCTGCTCCTCAAAATCCACAACAACAGCGGCGGCCACGGCTTCTACTTCCACACCCAGCCCAACCCCGCGGGCGGTGTGGCCACCCGGCGCGACCCCAAGCAGATCGCCCGCGACGAACTCTGGAACCTCGTGAGCCGCGACTTCGGCGAGCCGTCCGCCGCGCGCGAGATGGCCTGGGAGCGGCAGGACAACATCTGGAACGCCGACTGGACGCCTGGCGACCTCGCCGCGCTGGCCCGCCGCTACGTGGCCGCCACCCGCATGCCCTCGATGGCCAAGGAAGCCGAGGGCGCGGCGGCCGGCGTGAAGGCCCCCGCCGACCTCGCCAAGGTGCGCGAGCCCTACTACCGCTCGCTCCGCGTCGAGGAAGCCTCCGCTCTGGTCAAGAACTTCAACTTCAAGGCGCTGCGACTCGCCATCGAGGACCTCGGCGAAACCTACCCCGAAAAGTACACGCGGGGCAAGGAGTTCCTCGGCCGCCTCGACGCGCTCGAGAAGGCCGTGGTCGGCATCGCCGAGGCCAAGGGCGACCCCGCCGCCGTGAAGAAGCTGGCCGAAGTGGGCGACGAGATCAGCAAGCTCCGCACCGAAGCCCTCCTCACCTGCAACCCGCTCCTGGACTTCGACAAGCTGCTCGTCGTCAAGCGCAGCAACCGCAACCTCGGCCTGCCCCAGAACTGGGTCACCAACGCCGACGTGCCGCGCACCGGCTACGACAACGAAATCGCCGTCGTCTCGCCCGTCCGCCCCGGCGCCCAGCCCACCACCCTCTACCGCCCCCCCAAGGGCGAGTACGTGGGCGACGTGGACCTCCACTGGGACGCCGATCGCCTGATGTTCTCGTCCGTCGGCACCCACGGCCGGTGGCAGGTCTTCGAGATGAACGCCGACGGCTCGGGCCTCCGCCAGGTCAACCCCGGCCTCGAACCCGACGTGGATAACTTCGACTCCTGCTACCTGCCCGACGGGCGCGTGATCTTCGCCTCCACCCGCTCGTTCCACGGCGTGCCCTGCGTGGGCGGCGGCTCGCCCGTCGCCAACCTCGTCCTCCTCGACCCCAAGACCGGCAAGGAGCGCCAGCTCTGCTTCGACCAGGACCAGAACTGGTACCCCGCCGTGCTCAACAACGGGCGCGTGCTCTACACCCGCTGGGAGTACAGCGACACCCCGCACTACTTCACCCGTCTGCTCTTCCACATGAACCCCGACGGCACCGAGCAGATGGAGTACGCCTTCTCGAACAGCTACTGGCCCAACAGCACCTTCTACGCCCGGCCCGTCCCCAACCACCCCACCAAGGTCGTCGCCATCATCTCCGGCCACCACGGCGTGCCGCGCATGGGCCAGCTCCTCATCTACGACCCCGCCAAGGGGCGCCACGAGGACCAGGGCGCCGTGCAGCTCATCCCCAGCGACGCCAAGCCCGGCCTCGCCCACATCGCCGACGGCCTCGCCGATCCCGCCTGGCCCAAGTTCCTCCACCCCTACCCCCTCAGCGACAAGTACATCCTCGTCTCCTGCAAGCCCACGCCCCAGGCCGAGTGGGGCCTGTACCTGGTGGACGTGTTCGACAACATCCTGCCCATCCTCGAAGTGCCCGGCTACGCGATCCTGGAGCCGGTGCCCTTCCGCAAGACGCCCAAGCCCCCCGTCGTGCCCGACAAGGTGGACCTCTCGAAAGACTACGCCACCGTGTACCTCAACGACGTCTACTTCGGCGACGGCCTCAAGGGCGTGCCGCGCGGCACGGTGAAGAGGCTGCGCGTCTTCGAGCCCCACTTCGGCTACAACGGCATGGGCGGCCACATCAACATCGGCATTGACGGCCCGTGGGACGCCCGCCGCATCCACGGCACCGTGCCCGTGAACGAGGACGGCTCGGCCATCTTCAAGGTGCCGGCCAACGCCCCCATCGTCGTCCAGCCCCTCGACGCCGAGGGCAGGGCCGTCCAGGTCATGCGTAGCTGGTACACCGCCATGCCCGGCGAGTTCGCCAACTGCGTCGGCTGCCACGAGCGCCAGAACACCACGCCCACGCTCCGCCGCACCCTCGCCGCCACGCAGAAGCCGGCCGACATCGAGCCCTGGCGCGGCCCCTCGCGCCCCTTCAGCTTCCTGCGCGAGGTCCAGCCCGTGCTCGACAAGCACTGCGTCGGCTGCCACGACGGCAAGCCGCGCCCCGACGGCAAGACCCTGCCCTGCTTCGCCGACACCGCGAAGGGCGCCGGCGGCTTCGCCAAGTCGTACCTCGCCCTCCACCCCTACGTCCGCCGCCCCGGCCCCGAGAGCGACTACCACCTCCAGGTGCCCATGGAGTGGGACGTTTCGACCAGCGAGCTCGTGCAGATGCTCCAGAAAGGCCACCACGGCGTGAAGCTCGACGCCGAGGCCTGGGACCGCCTCTACACCTGGATTGACCTCAACGTGCCCTGCCACGGCACGTGGACCGAGCACCGCGGCAACATCGAGAAGATTGCCCAGCGGCGGCTCGAGATGCGCACCAAGTACGCCAACCGGCCTGAAAACTACGAAGTGTATCCCACGCCCGCGCCCGAGCGCCCGGCCTTCGTGAAGCCCGAGCCCGTGCCCGAGCGCAAGCCCTTCGCCGGCAAGGTGCCCGGCTGGCCCTTCGACCCCGCCGAGGCCAGGAAACGCCAGGAGGCCCTCGGCCTGCCCGTCGAGGCGAAGGTCCCCCTCGCCGACAACCTGGCGCTCGACCTCGTGCTCATCCCCGCCGGCGAGTTCGTCATGGGCTCGCACGACGGCTACCCCGACGAGCACCCCCAGACCCGCGTGAAGATTGACAGGCCCTTCTACCTGGGCAAGGTCGAGATCACCAACGAACAGTACGCCGCCTTCGACCCCCAGCACGACAGCGGCTACATCAGCGTCTTCAACAAAGACCACTCGGACCGCGGCCGCGCCGTCAACGGCCCCAAGCAGCCCGTCCTCCGCATCTCCTGGAAGCAGGCGATGGACTTCTGCTACTGGCTGAGCCAGAAGACGGGCCGCAAGTTCACCCTCCCCACCGAGGCCCAATGGGAGTGGGCCGCCCGGGCCGGCACCGACACGCCCCTCTACTGGGGCGACTGCCAGGCCGACTTCGGCAAGTTCGCCAACCTGGCCGACGCCCGCGTGAACGACCTGTGCATCCGCGACTCGCCGAAGTGGATCCCGGCCATCATGACCGTCAACGACGGCTCCTGCGTGCCTGACAGCGTGGGCAAGTACGGCCCCGCCTCGGCCAACGCCTTCGGCCTCCTCGACATGGCCGGCAACGTGGCCGAGTGGACGCTCAGCACCTACAAGCCATACCCCTACGTGGACGGCGACGGGCGCAATGCCCCCAGCGACAGCGGCCGCAAGGTAGCCCGCGGCGGCTCCTACTACGACCGCCCCTTCCGCGCCCGCAGCGCCGTCCGCTTCGACTATGCCGCCTGGCAGTGCGTCCACAACGTCGGCTTCCGCGTCCTGTGCGAGGCCGACGGCAAGAAACTCGCCTCGGCCGACGCCAGGTGA